One region of Turicibacter bilis genomic DNA includes:
- a CDS encoding phosphatase PAP2 family protein — MKRQLNPMIPFLIAVISSGCFFILADYIFTSDLTNFQQSVFNFISRLRNPHLNTLMIILTKTANPFPISVLTLILTFILVFKHQKKEALFSFLLILLTAGTNTLLKHLYLRQRPIVGSLIHETGFSFPSGHSMISLALALLLSYLSFHFLSRKLIAYLLSAFLLAYTFLIGFSRVYINVHYVGDVLGGWLASIVVFSILLCLFNLFSRTKRPL, encoded by the coding sequence ATGAAACGTCAATTGAATCCTATGATTCCTTTTCTAATCGCCGTTATTTCAAGCGGCTGCTTTTTTATCCTGGCAGACTATATTTTCACATCAGATTTAACAAACTTCCAGCAGTCTGTCTTTAACTTTATTAGCCGTCTTCGTAACCCACATTTAAATACCCTCATGATCATACTAACAAAGACCGCTAATCCATTTCCCATTAGTGTATTAACCTTAATATTGACGTTTATTCTCGTCTTCAAACATCAAAAAAAAGAAGCTCTATTTAGCTTCTTACTCATCCTTTTAACCGCAGGAACAAATACCCTTTTAAAACACCTGTATCTTCGTCAGCGCCCAATCGTTGGTTCATTAATTCATGAAACAGGTTTCAGTTTTCCAAGTGGTCATTCAATGATTAGTTTAGCACTAGCCCTGTTACTTAGCTATCTCTCTTTTCATTTTTTATCTCGTAAGCTCATTGCTTACTTATTGAGTGCCTTCTTGTTAGCTTATACCTTTTTAATCGGATTTAGCCGTGTTTACATTAACGTTCATTATGTAGGAGATGTATTAGGCGGTTGGCTTGCCTCTATAGTAGTTTTTTCTATTCTCCTTTGTTTATTTAATCTATTTTCTCGTACAAAAAGACCATTATGA
- a CDS encoding GNAT family N-acetyltransferase → MLQVVNIKQSPIGTEKAIQYIQNVWNHQNQVSQFYDEICHLSLAGDSLNDFYVLVNDEKIIGCCGLIKNDVLKKADRYPWITSLYIDEVYRGRNYGQLLMNHVIHRAQLLGYPKVYLTTGKTDYYRRHGWRELESDLNEKTNKIYYKKLTEQR, encoded by the coding sequence ATGTTACAGGTCGTAAATATTAAACAAAGTCCTATCGGGACAGAGAAAGCTATTCAATATATTCAAAATGTTTGGAATCATCAAAATCAAGTGTCCCAGTTTTATGATGAAATCTGCCATTTATCACTAGCAGGTGACTCTTTAAATGATTTTTATGTGCTAGTCAATGATGAAAAAATTATTGGATGCTGCGGATTAATTAAAAATGATGTCTTAAAAAAGGCTGATCGATATCCTTGGATTACATCATTATATATCGATGAAGTTTATCGAGGGCGTAATTATGGGCAGTTATTAATGAATCATGTCATTCATCGTGCCCAATTACTAGGGTATCCTAAAGTTTATCTTACAACAGGGAAAACCGATTATTATCGCCGTCATGGATGGCGAGAATTAGAGAGCGACTTAAATGAAAAAACAAATAAGATTTATTACAAAAAATTAACTGAACAACGTTAA